The DNA window tattataagtacaaaaatatttctatttttacgTATGACATGATAAATTCTAAGtgaacaataaaaattatctagtaaatgagaaataaataatcattttaattatatatagacaTTTCTAACACAAATATTCGGTcaattttaaatatgaaaaccataaaaataaaaaggcaaaaaaattatcctatttttaaaaatatctaggatgattttttttcattttattttcataatttcaTATTTAAAGTTGACAGTATATTTGTGTTAGAAATATCTATATAATTAAAgttatttatttcatatttacTGGATAATTTTTATTGCTCAAGTAGAATTTAGCATGCCACTTTAACTTAGGAATGTATCATCCAAATCTCTAACtcagaaaaaaatgagaaaaacttTTGTATAATGAAAGATCATATAtgacaaaattaatttaaaaattttattttttctgtaaTAATTAAGagttactaaattttattttttaaattttattttttatttaaaaaaaaatcaaatccacCGCTAACTAGATAACCGAGTAATCCACGTACCTGGTGGTTGTATATTTCAcaacatttaaaaaaagaatttaatcaCATGCAAATAATGGTTAAGTACTAATGcgtgtttaatttattaattgacCCACAGCCAATAAAGCATCCAACAATTTATCATAAGGGggaaaatttagaaattattttcttaaataaataataattttaaacgtaatataaaaaatcatgacttaaaatgaaaaataaatgttGTAATGTGATTTAGATGGTGTTGTCGTCCTTATATAAGAGCCATATTAAAAAGTTGTATAGAACATAACGACATAATTTTAAacctttaaataataaatatcttataaaaaatgaaatgaaattataggtctaatatactaaaaaaatttacaggCATATTCATACTCATATATGGTGAAAACTTAATTGAGTGGAGCTAATTTtatgtaaagttgatagttaataattattaaataatttaattgatttgactaaatttttatctaactatGTATGGAAGCCCTGAAATGGTTCTGGCTTTGGTTGGTAATAAAGCTTATCTTTATCAGAAGCGAGAGATgacaaaataaaagagattataggaatattttttatatcgtataattattaaatagcgattatagaaatatttttttattgaatatttatagttttatcgaattttcaattaggcatttatatatttttttaattgggttcctAAAGATATACAAATAATTTCacaatttactaatttttttatgtttaagtTAATAGgaactaaattgaaaaaaaaaattaacatctaaaaatccaattaaaaaaaaataaaatctaattgaaaattcggtGAAACACTGCtgaataattaaaccaaaaataTGAACTTTGCCCCTTTGCAACCTGTTGAACATATATTCATCTGAAAATGATTTTGCAAGACGATTTTTAATCTGGTCTTTCTTTTTTATCTGTTTTAATTTTAGGCTTACGtactctttctttcttcatgtGCTTAGATCTCAACTCTCAACTTCAACATAGCCAGTGCGTTTGTATAGTGGTGACGTGGTGTAgttaatgaataaattaaaaagatcagaAAAGAAAATCTAGCCCAAAATTATCTCTAAAGAAGTtcttacatatataaaattatctctAGTCCAAAAtaggttttctttttttcaaaacaaaaacgGAAGATCTTAATGTTTCAAATTGCTTCTTTGGAAATTTCTCACattatttataacaaatttaTTCACAAATGATATCTAACTAACTAATAATAATGTAGAAATACTTCGTAAAATAGAAAAGCATTTAATAGGTATTCAAtgccttttttttgtattttaatgttggaaacttttatattatatataagcATGAAAGTATGTAGAATTGAATGCTCTACCCTGGCGGTGGTTCTATttcaaacaatttaaaatagaatttaaatgcATGCAAGTAGCCACTAATTTGACCCACGGCTAATAAAACATGGTATTAAAATAATGATAAGCAGTTGaaaattagtaattaataaataaatatttataaaatttggtaatatttttataaatagcGTGACTCTtatatcatataaaaataacaaattcaatacatatttattattttctttaattctatttttatttttatttttttgttacctATACTAAGGGTAcatgtttcttttattattacatataaaatatttttattattttttcttattacttatccattcttttttatttatatatttgtataaaaagataaaatattttacatcatcattattatttaaatcaatcaaataataattattaatttaggtatataatcataataattattGAGAGTATTTTGTTCATATAATTTTACAAGAGAAGAAAGTATTATTTTCTCTAATTAAAAAGCTAGACtcttaaagtaaaaaaaaaggggtttcactaaatttttatcattttaaaaaagttttagcaaataataaaattgaaatgaaatagaatgttaaaaataaaattaaaacaataataaaattaaaatcatcttGATGAGAATACACGAAAAtctgaaattatttaattaaaaaaatgtttgacCCTCCAGTTTTATATATCTTATCTTCTTCCCTCTTTGCAACTTATTATTGCACATGCTCACCTGAAAAtgattattttagttttgtctTTCTTTCTACATGTGCTTAGATCTCAATATTCTCCTATGAGAAATTTCTTGGATTGGAACATAACTTAGGGTCATATTgccatatttttatttatttgatatttcaaAGACCAAATTGTCATATTGTTCAAACAAAAGCGGAGTCTCATAGAGATGAACCGGGCAATGGTCCCtacattcaattttttttttcaaattaattacaaattttaatttaatttattctaaaattattttcttattatgaaattaattttttattctttcttaaatttaattatttaattccgcatctgattattatatatatagatggtctATTAGAATCATTAGGTatgatcaaattttaaaagaaaaaagaagaccaaactgataattaaataatataatttacagatattttatatataataaatatataatttatatttatatttattaaaattttatacatataaattaatacaatttaaaCTGCCTCAAATCTTGAGAGTTCACACCCGTAAATTTGTCATTAAATAAAGAAGCTAACTAAATAAGTTCCTCCACGTGGTTCTATTTCAcactatttaatttaaaatataatttaatagcAAGCAAATTAATGGTTACTAAGGAATGCATTATCTGCCAATTATAAAGAGGTATATGGTATGTCCTCTTTCCATGCTTCTTCTCAACTCTCCCAAGTCAGAACTACTACTCTCACacaatcttttattttcttttcaagtttagtttaattttcatgaCCATCTAATTATTCTAAACCTTAACATCCTTTGTTTTGAACTTTAATTGCATTTTTATTTCCAGGTATAAGTGATGGCACCATTTCTGCTACATGGAGATATCAATGCAACCATTTATGAGACTCAAAAGTTCGACACCTTTTCATCGGTTAGTCCTGTTTCTGTCACTATTTCTCTACAAGTgtcattagaatttattatttttgcatcatatatttattttatttaagtaaaaaaaattcaaaaattaaaaggaacaTATTGTTTATGAAATCTCATTAAAGTGTCTACTAACTCAAACGTGTATTTATCAAAGGTATATAGTAATAAATATTGGTGAAGATAAAACCTATTTTGCACTCTATTTAAGAAGTTTTAGCTTCAACTATATATAAAGAAAGAGAGTTCCATTTGCACCAATGTAAGTCCTGTGTGAGATGAATTTCATCGAACCAATCATGGAATCAGACCAGCTTGTAGAAGATAGGGGGTCcccacaaatatttttaaaaaaataacaattttataTACAGATCTGATGTACAAAGATGGTTAAGATAAAAAAACATATCATCTATATACccaaattttatctttatatattgttatcctcactattaatttttttttttgaatctgTCAGTAAGTACAATCATGTTATATTAGCTGATAatcatacaaaattttaaaaaattcagacAACAATAGATATGTAATCTAATAGGAAAAGTACGAGGagccaatggaatatttgtagCAATGGAGATTTAGAGAGTATTAGatatataatcattagtgttacctatttttattaactaaaatttttagaatgaaTGGTATCATGACATAATATTAGAGTTTTAGATCCGAAAGATCAAGATTTCGATCCTTGGTAAACCCAAAATCATGTTTATTATCCTAGAATAATAAAGCAAAGATTGggcaaaaaagtatttttatttggaataaatatttttttttacgaattatatatatatttgcatttacAAAAAGTTCGTCCTCCTCCTATTCCAGGTACCCCTTTATGCAAGCATTTATCTGGATGAAGTAAAGATTGAAAGCAGGCCTTTAAAAGAGCCTAACAACCCTAAATTGGAAGAGTGTTTTTACATTCGTTGTGCCCATATAGCATCAAATATCGTAGTCAAATTGGAACGTGACAAATGGCTTTCTTATCTTCGTGGACGAGGTGTTATTGGAGAAGCATATGTGGAAGTTGATGAGAAAATGTTAAATGGAGTTGAAGTAGACAAATGGGTTGAAATAGTTGATGCGAGTAAAAGGCCCATATCTGGGGGTCCAAAGATCCATATCAAACTACAATTTTTTGATGCTAAACGACACCAAAACTGGTCTCAAGGCATCAAATCTCCTGACTTTCCTGGAGTTCCTCGCACTTTCTTCTCCCAGCATAAGGGATGCAAGGTATATATTATCATCATAAAGTAAATTAgttactttattattattattattgttatttttattagagtAATACTAGAGAATTAATTCTTTTCGTCAATAtcagctaattttttttaaattttatttattttaaattttatattttaaataaaaaattttaattttaaattaatttattcttaatttgtcaacaagtgtaacaaaaaagtcaactgtttgGGTGtagcatttttattttaatataaatatacataatatttattaaatttaacatttaaatatcatattttattttttgttgtacaaaatttataagaattatatatactaattataCGTCGTTGAGTCGATTTGATTTAATCTGATTTATATTCGGATTAACTTAAGATCGAATTTTtgtattcaaaataaaaaaatgataattgcattcttattttttataatgttactttatatacaattttttacattatatattgcataaatttgtaaaaaaagagTGATGTTATTAAATTGAAGTGAGAATATCCATTTCACTATAAAATATTAGGATATATTCGGCTAAGCACATGCACACCCCTCCTTTGAGTTCAACTAACTAGTATTATCCAAAACGATtatgtgtatattaaaattaaatcttcatatattaaaatacaaatacacattaaaaataaattaaattacatatatatttatacacaaatatttgAGTAATTGGTTTGatataagaataatatttttcaaatatgtTCAGGTTACTCTTTACCAAGATGTTCATGTCCTAGATGATTTTTCGCCAAGAGTAGTACTTGATGGAGGTAAGACTTACGAGCCTCAAAGATGTTGGGAGGATATCTTTGATGCAATCAACGAAGCGAAACACCTTATATACATCACTGGCTGGTCCCTTTACACTCAGATTTCTCTTATAAGAGATCCTAAGAGGCCAAAGCATGGTGGAGACATAACACTCGGTGAGTTGCTCAAGAAAAAGGCAAAGGAAGATGGAGTCAAAGTTGTGTTGCTTCTATGGCAGGATGGAATAATTTCAGTTCCAGGAATTGGAAACTACGTCAGAACTCAGGGTACTCATGATAAAGAAACCCAAAGCTATTTCAAGGACACAAATGTCCACTGCATTTTGTGCCCACGTGACAGTGTTTTTTACACTCATCACCAAAAGATTGTGGTGGTGGATACTAAGTTGCCAAATGGAAAGGACTCAGATCATCAAAGAAGAATTGTGAGTTTCATTGGAGGTATTGATCTTTGTAATGGAAGATATGATACtcaatttcattctctttttcaaactttagcTGTTGAACACAGTAAAGATTTTTATCAACCAAGTATTTCTGGATCTACAATTGAAAAGGGTGGTCCTAGGGAGCCATGGCATGATATACATTGTAAGCTTGAAGGGCCTATTGCATGGGATATTTACTCCACCTTTGTGCAGAGATTTCGAAAACAGGGCACAGATCAGGGCATGCTTCTTTCAGAAGAAAAGCTTAAGAATTTCATCATTGCACCATCTCAAGCAACaaaccctgatgatgatgacacATGGAATGTTCAGTTGTTCAGATCCATTGATAATACAGCTGCTCTTGGTTTTCCAGAAACTGCTAAAGAAGCTTTTGAACATGGGCTTGTTAGTGGGGAGAACAAGACGATAGATCGGAGCATTCAAGATGCATACATTAATGCTATTCGGCGAGCAAAGAATTTCATATATATTGAGAACCAATATTTCATAGGAAGTGCTTTCGGGTGGAGTGTGGATAACACAGAATTTGATGCTGTTCATCTTATTCCAAAGGAGCTTTCACTCAAAATTGTTAGCAAGATTAAGGCTAAGGAGAAGTTCATGGTGTACGTAGTTATTCCAATGTGGCCGGAGGGTGTTCCAATAAATAACACTACTGGAACTGTTCAGAAAATACTATATTTGCAGAGGAGGACCATAGAGATGATGTACCAGGACATTGCTCAAGCACTCAAGGAAGAGAAAATTGAACAAGATCCTCGGAAATATTTGTCATTCTTCTGTCTTGGCAATCGAGAGGTGAAGAAGGACGGAGAGTATGTGCCTCCGCAGAGACCAGAACAAGGTTCCGATTACCAGAAAGCTCAAGAAGCCAGACGCTTCATGATTTATGTGCATTCCAAGATGATGATAGGTAAGTCCATGATTATTTTGAAGTGAAAATTTAGGTGCAGTTAACTTCAAGTAAAGTTGATTGCTAACCGTAGTTAAATGATTTAACAAGTTTGACTAAATTGTTATCTAACGGCTCTAATAACTTTACATGAAATTAACTGCAACTgagtttttatattattttgaattgcAGTATTTAAAATGTCATCCATACAAAACTCTTTATATTGTAAgtaatttttattgtaaaaacCTACCTAGCTAGCTATTTATGTGGAttcttttttctcttgtttgtttttgtttgcTTGTTTAACAGTTGATGATGAGTACATAATCATTGGATCTGCCAACATCAACCAGAGATCAATGGATGGTGGAAGAGACACCGAAATTGCCATGGGAGCTTATCAACCGCACCATTTGGCTACCAGCCAGGGTGGTGCAAGAGGCCAAATCCATGGCTTACGCATGTCCCTATGGTATGAGCACCTTGGCATGCATGAAGACACCTTCCTTAACCCAGAAAGTGAAGAATGTATTAACAAAGTGAAGCAACTTGGGGAGAAGTATTGGGAGTTGTATTCTAACAAGGATTCACTTGGATCTAGTAACCTTCCTGGCCACTTGCTTCAGTATCCTGTTGACATTTCTGCTGATGGAACACTCACAAATCTCTCAGGATTTGAGTTCTTCCCTGACACTACTGCTCCTATTCTAGGTGACAAAAACCCTACTATTATAAATCGAGTTATTCCTAAGCCGATAGTGGATATCTTTAACAAGATCTTCACCAGGTAGCACGCATGCAAAAAAAGTGTCCCACAATTCTTAAAGTTCAATTCCTTGATCAAAATAAGTATCCTTTATTCACATCTGATTTATTGTTGTACTTGTCTGATAATGGATACCTTTATCTTAACTTTTGATATTAAATAAATGTTGTATTGCTTGTACTTCGTGAATGAAATTTATCCATTTCAAAAGTCTTCTCGGCTCAGTTGTATTACTTCGTTGAATATAATTGTGGCTGCTTCCTTCATGGTCCATTCATCCTGATGAAATGCCTTTGATTATAccaagtaaatgactgaaagaaTATTAGAATATAGAGTGTATCAACTCCCAACAAACTACTCCACCTTTATATTTAAATTGGCAAATTCTATTCTATGATATATGGGAGatggtatttaaattttgtctaacgtaaaaaataaattttaaatctttaaaatttatttatctttatgttttttaaatttaattttaatatttaactcTTTATGATAACTTAGTAAACCACATCTTTGGTGTCCAATGGCCACGTAGTTAGTTACCTATTTACCATGTTTGCTTAATAA is part of the Arachis duranensis cultivar V14167 chromosome 1, aradu.V14167.gnm2.J7QH, whole genome shotgun sequence genome and encodes:
- the LOC127744886 gene encoding phospholipase D alpha 1-like yields the protein MAPFLLHGDINATIYETQKFDTFSSVPLYASIYLDEVKIESRPLKEPNNPKLEECFYIRCAHIASNIVVKLERDKWLSYLRGRGVIGEAYVEVDEKMLNGVEVDKWVEIVDASKRPISGGPKIHIKLQFFDAKRHQNWSQGIKSPDFPGVPRTFFSQHKGCKVTLYQDVHVLDDFSPRVVLDGGKTYEPQRCWEDIFDAINEAKHLIYITGWSLYTQISLIRDPKRPKHGGDITLGELLKKKAKEDGVKVVLLLWQDGIISVPGIGNYVRTQGTHDKETQSYFKDTNVHCILCPRDSVFYTHHQKIVVVDTKLPNGKDSDHQRRIVSFIGGIDLCNGRYDTQFHSLFQTLAVEHSKDFYQPSISGSTIEKGGPREPWHDIHCKLEGPIAWDIYSTFVQRFRKQGTDQGMLLSEEKLKNFIIAPSQATNPDDDDTWNVQLFRSIDNTAALGFPETAKEAFEHGLVSGENKTIDRSIQDAYINAIRRAKNFIYIENQYFIGSAFGWSVDNTEFDAVHLIPKELSLKIVSKIKAKEKFMVYVVIPMWPEGVPINNTTGTVQKILYLQRRTIEMMYQDIAQALKEEKIEQDPRKYLSFFCLGNREVKKDGEYVPPQRPEQGSDYQKAQEARRFMIYVHSKMMIVDDEYIIIGSANINQRSMDGGRDTEIAMGAYQPHHLATSQGGARGQIHGLRMSLWYEHLGMHEDTFLNPESEECINKVKQLGEKYWELYSNKDSLGSSNLPGHLLQYPVDISADGTLTNLSGFEFFPDTTAPILGDKNPTIINRVIPKPIVDIFNKIFTR